In the Plectropomus leopardus isolate mb chromosome 5, YSFRI_Pleo_2.0, whole genome shotgun sequence genome, one interval contains:
- the dclk1b gene encoding LOW QUALITY PROTEIN: serine/threonine-protein kinase DCLK1b (The sequence of the model RefSeq protein was modified relative to this genomic sequence to represent the inferred CDS: inserted 1 base in 1 codon) — protein sequence MELEHFDERDKAQRYTRRGSKXNGLPSPTHSAHCSLYRTRTLQALTSEKKAKKIRFYRNGDRYFKGIVYAISQDRFRSIEALLADLTRSLSDNVNLPQGVRTIYTIDGTTKITAMDQLVEGESYVCASIEPYKKLDYTKNVNPNWAVGARTLASVRDPSSLGSAKTGSPETKESKDFIRPKLVTIVRSGVKPRKAVRILLNKKTAHSFEQVMTDVTDAIKLDSGVVKRLYTVDGKMVTCLQDFFGDDDIFFACGPEKFRYQDDFNLDESECRVAKSASYGRLPSVYGLSSPRGGGMSRRSKSPSSASSANGTAGSQLSTPRSGKSPSPSPTSPASLRRRQGSQHSGSSLSLASTKVCSSMDEGDGPGSEAEPMDEYPSVPASIAERYKVGKTLGDGNFAVVRECVERSTGREYALKIISKDKCRGKEHMIQSEVSILRRVKHPNIVLLIEEMDTYNELYLVMELVKGGDLFDAITSSNKYTERDASSMLFNLASAIKYLHSLNIVHRDIKPENLLVYEHQDGSKSLKLGDFGLATVVNGPLYTVCGTPTYVAPEIVAETGYGLKVDIWAAGVITYILLCGFPPFRGSGEDQEALFEQLLKAQLEFPAPYWDNVSDSAKALITGMLQVEVDQRYTAVQVLDHCWVNDDGMSENEHQLPVAGKIKKHFNTGPKLSSTTAGVSVITLDQDLTIQRSGSLDHYQHPGLYWIRPRHLIKRSKFSDEDATRM from the exons ATGGAGCTGGAGCACTTTGATGAGCGGGACAAGGCTCAGAGATATACCCGGAGGGGCTCAA GGAATGGGCTCCCCAGTCCCACTCATAGCGCGCACTGCAGCCTTTACAGAACCAGGACGCTGCAAGCACTGACCTCCGAAAAGAAGGCCAAGAAGATCCGTTTCTACCGCAATGGGGACCGCTACTTCAAGGGGATTGTGTATGCCATTTCTCAGGACAGATTTAGGTCTATCGAAGCACTCCTGGCTGACCTCACAAGATCTCTGTCAGATAATGTCAACCTGCCACAAGGGGTGCGGACCATATATACCATTGATGGGACAACAAAAATCACTGCCATGGACCAGCTGGTGGAAG GGGAGAGCTATGTTTGTGCATCCATAGAGCCCTACAAGAAGCTGGACTACACAAAGAATGTAAATCCCAACTGGGCAGTTGGTGCTAGGACTCTTGCGTCTGTGCGTGACCCTTCTTCCCTTGGTAGTGCCAAGACTGGATCCCCAGAAACCAAGGAGAGCAAGGACTTCATCAGACCCAAACTGGTAACCATTGTCCGCAGTGGAGTAAAGCCCCGCAAGGCCGTACGGATCTTGCTCAACAAGAAGACTGCACACTCCTTTGAGCAAGTCATGACTGACGTCACAGACGCCATCAAGCTGGACTCTGGAGTCGTTAAAAGGCTCTACACGGTTGATGGCAAGATG GTTACCTGCCTTCAGGACTTTTTTGGGGATGATGATATATTCTTTGCCTGTGGCCCTGAGAAGTTCCGTTATCAGGATGACTTCAACCTGGATGAAAGTG aGTGCAGGGTGGCAAAGTCTGCATCATATGGCCGACTCCCCTCCGTGTACGGTCTCTCCTCCCCAAGAGGTGGTGGGATGTCCCGCAGGAGCAAGTCTCCTTCATCTGCTAGTTCag CTAATGGCACTGCAGGCAGTCAGCTGTCTACACCTCGCTCTGGAAAGTCACCAAGCCCCTCTCCAACCAGTCCAGCTAGCCTCCGGAGACGACAG GGATCTCAGCACAGTGGCTCTTCGCTCTCTTTGGCTTCTACCAAGGTTTGCAGCTCAATGGACGAAGGAGATGGGCCTGGTAGTGAAG CTGAGCCAATGGATGAGTACCCCTCAGTCCCTGCGTCCATTGCAGAGAGGTACAAAGTGGGGAAGACTTTAGGGGACGGAAACTTTGCCGTCGTCCGAGAGTGTGTGGAGAGATCCACTGGAAGAGAGTACGCTCTGAAGATCATCAGCAAAGATAAATGTAGGGGAAAG gAGCACATGATCCAGAGTGAAGTGTCAATCCTTCGGCGTGTGAAACATCCCAACATTGTGCTTTTAATTGAGGAAATGGACACCTATAATGAACTTTATCTTGTAATGGAGTTGGTAAAG GGGGGCGATCTTTTCGATGCAATCACCTCTtcaaacaaatacacagaacGAGATGCCAGCTCAATGCTGTTCAATCTAGCAAGTGCCATTAAGTACCTGCACAGTCTCAATATTGTCCACAGAGACATTAAACCAGAAAACCTGTTG GTGTATGAACACCAAGATGGTAGCAAGTCTCTGAAGCTTGGAGATTTTGGCCTGGCTACTGTCGTCAATGGGCCCCTATACACTGTGTGTGGCACACCCACCTACGTAGCACCAGAGATTGTTGCTGAGACTGG GTATGGCCTGAAGGTTGACATTTGGGCAGCTGGTGTCATTACTTACATCCTGTTGTGTGGCTTTCCTCCTTTCCGTGG CAGCGGTGAAGATCAGGAGGCTCTCTTTGAACAGCTTTTGAAGGCCCAGCTTGAGTTCCCTGCACCATACTGGGACAATGTGTCTGACAGTGCCAAG GCTCTGATCACTGGGATGCTACAAGTAGAGGTGGATCAGAGATACACAGCAGTGCAGGTGCTGGATCACTGCTGGGTCAAT GATGATGGCATGTCAGAGAACGAGCACCAGCTGCCTGTGGCTGGGAAGATCAAGAAGCACTTCAACACTGGGCCCAAGCTCAGCAGCACCACAGCAGGAGTGTCAGTCATTACA CTGGACCAGGACTTAACCATCCAGAGATCAGGGTCTTTGGACCACTACCAGCATCCAGGATTGTACTGGATAAG ACCACGCCACTTGATAAAGAGAAGCAAGTTTTCCGACGAAGACGCAACCAGGATGTGA